The DNA region GGATGTTGCTCTTCTTTTGGCTCAAGCTGGCATTGGTCAGCGTACCTATAGTGTGATCGGCCAAGGTATGATTGATCAGGTTTTGGTCGCGAGCCCAATGGAGCGTCGTGAATTTTTTTTTGATGAGGCTTTTGGTTTAAAGCCTTTTCAGATGAAGCGTACTCAAGCCATGAATAAGATGGATGATTCACGTAAAAATATTGGTCAGATTGAACTCATGATGAATGAGCTTGGACCACGTCTCACCCTTTTAGAAAAACAAGTAAAGCGTTTAGCCGAACGTGAAAAGATCGAAGAAGAGCTACATGCTCTCGAAAAGGCTTATTATGGTCACGAGTGGCGCAATCTTGATGTCAGTATCAAGACCATGATGGCAAAGTTACAGTTTGCAAAACAAGAAGAGACGACGCTCGAAACGCAGGCGCAAGCGCTAGAGGCAAAGCTTGCTGAGATGGGAAAAAACAACACCGCAAGCAGAAGGATTTCGCGAGCGACGTGCTGTGATCGATCAACTTCGTGAACAACGCGCCTTTTTCGTGAACAAGAGTTAAAGTTAGAAACCAAACGAGCGGTTGCAGAGGTGCGCGCAGAAAAGCCTTGGGTGCCATTACCACTCACCAAGATTATTGAACAAGTAGAATCGTTTAAAAGCCGTCACGAAACGCTCAAAGAATTACTATCAAAAGAAACGCCTGATTTAGAAGCATTACGTAAACAGGTCAGCGGTCTATTAACAGACACTCAAGAATTAGTAAGTAAGTTACAGCGTCCAGCGCCTGAGCCAGAAAAAGCTGCAGTTATTGATACGTCGATAGAAGAAGAATGGGAAACGATTCAAACACAAAAACCGCTTTGGATGCGAAGATCAAAGAAGCAGAGCAGCAACTTGAAGCATGGCAAAAAAGAAGAAGACGGTAAGCGCTCGCATATTTTTGATACGCAACGCGCTTTAACAAAACTTCGTCATGATGCGCAAAGTGCAGAGCGACGGGGGGAGTGAAGCGAGTATTGAACTTGCACGTCTTGAGACACGTCGCGAAGGTGTCCTCGTAGATGTTCGTCTACATGCACCTCATCTTGAAGAAGAGCTTTTACGTGATGAATTTTTCAGGGTGATACACCAAGTGATACCCCAACAAAAATGCAGAGATTGCGTTCACAACTCGAATGGATTGGGGGTATTGATCCAGAGACCATCAAAGAATACGAAGAAACAAAAAAACGTTCAGACGAACTCGAGGTTCAATTAACGGATATTCGCGAAGGGTTGCAGGCACTTGAGACTGTTGTGGCTGAATTAGATACAACGATCAACGAACGCGCCAAACATGCCTTTGAACGATTAAATAAAGAATTTGCTCGTTACTTTAAAACGTTATTTGGTGGTGGCGAAGCACAAATTATCGAGCTTCAACCAGAAGTTAAAAAAGCAAACGAAGAAGATGAGGATGAAGATTATGAGGAGGCTCAAGACGATGAGCAAAAGAAAGAAGAGCGAAAAGGTATTGATATTATGGTCACGCCTCCAGGCAAGCGCTTCAAGTCCATTAGCCTTTTATCTGGCGGTGAACGTGCTTTAACATCTATAGCGCTCATCTGTGCCATTATGGCAACGAACCCATCGCCGTTTGTTGTGCTTGATGAAGTAGACGCGGCACTTGATGAAACCAACTCGCGTAAATTTGCTGAGATTGTTGCGTCACTCGCAGACAAGACACAATTTATTGTCGTCACACATAACCGCGCAACCATGGCCAAAGCATCACTTCTCTACGGTGTAACTATGGGTGACGATGGAGTATCGCAATTGCTTTCGGTGAGTTTAGAAGAGGTTGAGAAGATGAGGAATAACTAACAGTAGAAATAAAAACACCCCCACAAGCGTGGGGGTGTTTTAACGTAACCGTACGAAGGGGTTTAAGCCTTCTTTTTCTTATCGAGCTTTTCGCGGCGGCGTTTTGAAACGCTTTGCTTTTTGCGCTTATCGCCATCAACAATTTTTTTGTCGACGAGGATATTCCAAACGGTGTCGGATGTTTGAGCGCCTTTTGAGATCCAGTATTTTACGCGATCTTCGTCGAGAGTAGCGACAGAAGGGGTAACGAGCGTATTGTAGGAGCCAAGAATCTCAAGAGCTTTGCCCCAAGGATCACGTGCTTTTTCTGAAACGATGAAGCGGTAGAGTGGTTGCTTCTTTTTACCGATACGGGTGAGACGAATGGTCAACATGGTAATAGGTTTAGTGGATAGATTGAGCGATGAGACGGGCTACTTGGAGGTCAAAGGATCGCAAGCCTTTGAATCCGTATGAGGATCTTCGCCAGAAGGTGTCCTCAAGAGCATGGCAAGATAATAGTAAAAACCATGGTTTTCGTCAACTATGGCACAGAATCATCCCCGGCCCTTTCTTTGTTTAAAGAAGGGGAGCGACCGACCTTTTGCCGCTTTAGACCTCCCTCTTCTTTAAATAAAGAAGAGGGAATGAGGGAGTTGATTTGGGGTGGTTGCCTTTGTGGTGGTCGCTTGCTAATATTTTGTTAACCCCGGCTAAGGGGACAATATATGAATATGGCAGAAAACCACACAGACCAACAGTTTCTAGAGTTCGTTGTTAAGTCTCTTGTAAATCATCCAGAGGATGTAAAAACAACACGTGAGATCGATGATCGCGGTGTAAAAATCACCCTTCACGTTAATCCAGAGGATATGGGCTATATCATTGGCCGCCAAGGTCAAACAGCTCGTGCATTGCGTATCTTGCTTAAGATCGTAGGCGCTAAGGCAGATGAGCGCGTTAGCATGGTTATCTACGAACCAGACGATATGCGTCGCCAACACCAAGAACGCAAAGGTGATGGCATGGGCATGTCCGATGAGATGCCAAGCAAAGTCCGTGTTCACGGTGACTCCGGTCTCGTCAC from Candidatus Nomurabacteria bacterium includes:
- a CDS encoding AAA family ATPase yields the protein MSLKRIEIQGFKTFAQKTTVEFRPDAGGQRTVTAVVGPNGSGKSNIADAIRWVMGEQSMRLLRGKKSEDVIFSGTEKRSRSGFAEVTMVLDNADPEKTGIGTEEIQVTRRLYRDGQSEYEVNKQSARLSDVALLLAQAGIGQRTYSVIGQGMIDQVLVASPMERREFFFDEAFGLKPFQMKRTQAMNKMDDSRKNIGQIELMMNELGPRLTLLEKQVKRLAEREKIEEELHALEKAYYGHEWRNLDVSIKTMMAKLQFAKQEETTLETQAQALEAKLAEMGKNNTASRRISRATCCDRSTS
- a CDS encoding AAA family ATPase, encoding MQRLRSQLEWIGGIDPETIKEYEETKKRSDELEVQLTDIREGLQALETVVAELDTTINERAKHAFERLNKEFARYFKTLFGGGEAQIIELQPEVKKANEEDEDEDYEEAQDDEQKKEERKGIDIMVTPPGKRFKSISLLSGGERALTSIALICAIMATNPSPFVVLDEVDAALDETNSRKFAEIVASLADKTQFIVVTHNRATMAKASLLYGVTMGDDGVSQLLSVSLEEVEKMRNN
- the rpsP gene encoding 30S ribosomal protein S16, which encodes MLTIRLTRIGKKKQPLYRFIVSEKARDPWGKALEILGSYNTLVTPSVATLDEDRVKYWISKGAQTSDTVWNILVDKKIVDGDKRKKQSVSKRRREKLDKKKKA
- a CDS encoding KH domain-containing protein — translated: MAENHTDQQFLEFVVKSLVNHPEDVKTTREIDDRGVKITLHVNPEDMGYIIGRQGQTARALRILLKIVGAKADERVSMVIYEPDDMRRQHQERKGDGMGMSDEMPSKVRVHGDSGLVTDSDLEDLGI